One Staphylococcus simiae genomic region harbors:
- the ltrA gene encoding group II intron reverse transcriptase/maturase, producing MYRESPSMMELVVRENNIQKAIKKVKKNNGAPGIDGMRVSELTSHFAKYFPQIKQKLLDGTYKPQAVRKVEIPKSNGKKRVLGIPVARDRVIQQAIKQVIEPSIDRTFSKHSHGFRPNRSTGTALKECATYYEEGYLVAVDCDLKQCFDMLNHDKLMYLFERHVQDKAISKFIRRSLQVGAIDLNGNYRSREIGAPQGGVISPLLCNIYLHELDNELEKRGHRFVRYADDFVIFVRTKRAGQRVMESVTKFIEKDLKLIVNSEKSKVGSITRLKFLSCLMTKVNGTYRFRPTMEARRNLKRTLRRLTKRNRPGTFKEIISEINQVTRGWINYFGKGFITGFVTKLQSWLNRRIRQLILKRWKRIKTKYKMLRKYGLDHKSAMKIANSRKKYWRLSSTHEVHRALTTKRLYKWGLEPLTQLAETAYARY from the coding sequence ATGTATCGTGAGTCTCCATCTATGATGGAGCTTGTTGTAAGAGAGAATAATATACAAAAAGCAATTAAGAAAGTGAAGAAAAACAACGGTGCACCTGGCATCGATGGCATGCGAGTAAGTGAATTAACATCACATTTCGCAAAATACTTTCCACAAATTAAACAAAAACTGCTTGATGGCACGTATAAGCCACAAGCAGTAAGAAAGGTTGAAATACCTAAATCAAATGGGAAAAAGCGCGTGCTTGGAATCCCTGTCGCAAGAGACAGAGTTATCCAACAAGCCATTAAACAAGTCATTGAACCTAGTATCGACCGTACTTTCTCAAAACACAGTCATGGCTTTAGACCGAATCGTAGTACAGGAACTGCACTTAAAGAATGTGCAACATACTATGAAGAAGGTTACTTAGTTGCAGTTGATTGTGATTTAAAACAGTGCTTTGATATGTTGAACCATGATAAATTAATGTATCTATTTGAACGACATGTTCAAGATAAAGCCATTTCTAAATTTATTCGTAGAAGCCTACAGGTTGGTGCAATCGACCTCAATGGTAATTATCGAAGTAGAGAAATAGGTGCACCGCAAGGTGGTGTTATTTCCCCGTTACTTTGTAATATTTATCTTCACGAATTAGATAATGAATTGGAGAAACGTGGTCATCGCTTTGTTCGTTATGCAGATGACTTCGTCATCTTTGTACGTACAAAACGAGCGGGTCAACGTGTCATGGAAAGTGTGACAAAGTTTATCGAAAAAGACCTTAAACTTATTGTAAATAGTGAAAAGAGCAAGGTAGGTTCTATCACACGTTTAAAGTTCTTGAGTTGTCTAATGACCAAAGTAAATGGGACTTATCGTTTCAGACCGACTATGGAAGCAAGAAGAAATTTAAAACGCACCTTAAGACGTCTAACGAAACGAAATAGACCAGGTACCTTTAAAGAGATTATATCAGAAATTAATCAAGTAACACGAGGGTGGATAAATTACTTTGGTAAAGGATTTATTACAGGTTTTGTAACGAAGTTACAATCATGGTTAAACCGACGCATTAGACAACTAATCCTCAAAAGATGGAAAAGAATAAAAACCAAATATAAGATGTTACGTAAGTATGGACTTGACCATAAGAGTGCAATGAAAATTGCCAATTCAAGAAAGAAATACTGGCGCTTATCATCAACGCATGAAGTTCATCGTGCACTTACAACAAAACGTCTCTACAAGTGGGGGTTAGAACCATTAACCCAACTCGCAGAGACGGCTTACGCAAGATATTGA
- the pbp4 gene encoding penicillin-binding protein PBP4, which yields MKKLIALLMSLLILSLTQSPYSQAAETPVDIAKSQHQTLDPTFNPQGMFVTTEQGQILYQYHANKELDPASTAKLMTLYLVFNSIKSGDIHLNDKIKISADQAKLTRLPNLTTVPLDQGKSYTVEELIKQAALESSNAATIILADHVSKDSSAFTDKMNETAKQLHMTHTHFTNPSGANNNLLDSYAPKKYKNETTSHSTAQDMTVLSQHLINKHPNILQITKLTNDQQQGNQLHNTNTSLPSLQDAMSGVDGLKTGTSENGYNIVLTAKQDHLRINAVVLNVRPYPSEAAKHARQKLANAAIKRGFDDYEYRKVLSKGEHKFDGKSYTVSSDLYDVVPKDKSKYKLHLSEDNNVSVAYKRQFIPGQHAPSVKAEPLSNNHWYTIPLHILLAIGGLVATGMLIIIGIKVYNNFTR from the coding sequence ATGAAAAAATTGATTGCGCTCTTAATGTCATTATTAATACTATCTTTAACTCAGTCTCCGTACAGTCAGGCTGCTGAAACACCTGTAGATATTGCTAAATCTCAGCATCAAACTTTAGACCCAACTTTTAATCCACAAGGAATGTTTGTCACAACCGAACAGGGACAAATATTATATCAATACCATGCTAATAAAGAACTTGATCCAGCTTCCACTGCAAAATTAATGACGCTGTACCTCGTCTTTAATAGTATTAAATCAGGGGACATTCACTTAAATGACAAAATTAAAATTTCTGCTGACCAAGCTAAATTAACGCGTTTACCAAATCTGACTACTGTACCACTTGATCAAGGTAAGTCTTATACAGTAGAAGAATTAATTAAACAAGCTGCATTAGAGTCTAGTAATGCTGCAACAATCATACTTGCAGATCATGTTAGCAAAGATAGTTCAGCTTTTACAGATAAAATGAATGAAACTGCTAAACAATTACATATGACACATACTCATTTTACAAATCCAAGTGGTGCCAATAATAATCTCTTAGATAGCTATGCACCTAAAAAATATAAAAACGAAACAACATCACATTCAACAGCACAAGATATGACAGTGTTATCTCAACATTTGATTAACAAACACCCAAATATCTTACAAATCACTAAATTAACTAATGACCAACAACAAGGTAATCAATTGCATAATACGAATACGTCGTTACCGTCATTACAAGATGCAATGTCTGGCGTCGATGGTCTAAAAACTGGTACTAGCGAAAATGGTTATAATATAGTGTTAACTGCTAAGCAAGACCATTTACGTATTAATGCGGTGGTATTAAACGTTCGTCCATATCCTAGTGAAGCTGCTAAACATGCTCGTCAAAAATTAGCTAATGCTGCGATTAAACGTGGCTTTGATGATTATGAATATCGCAAAGTACTATCTAAAGGTGAACATAAATTTGATGGTAAGAGCTATACTGTTTCGTCTGATTTATATGATGTTGTTCCAAAAGATAAGTCAAAATATAAATTGCATCTATCTGAAGATAATAACGTTTCAGTCGCTTATAAACGACAATTTATACCAGGACAACACGCACCATCTGTAAAGGCTGAACCATTATCCAATAATCATTGGTACACGATTCCTTTACATATACTATTAGCAATTGGCGGACTTGTAGCAACAGGCATGCTAATTATTATCGGTATTAAAGTATATAATAACTTCACAAGATAA
- the istB gene encoding IS21-like element helper ATPase IstB — MNNITNYQRLKDNLSYLKMNQMITHLDEVIDFSITNDLSFIDTLIKLSDYEIAVKEKNMIESMVKVAAFPFKKELCDFDFSFQPNVNKQEIVDFTHLRFIENHQNIVFLGPSGVGKTHLATSIGMSAAKKRVSTYFIKCHDLIQNLKKSQLENRLENRLKHYSKYKLLIIDEIGYLPIDSEDAKLFFQLIDLRYEKKSTIFTTNINFNLWNEIFEDPKIANAILDRILHHSNVIKITGKSYRLKDHFVKVEKTE; from the coding sequence ATGAATAATATTACTAACTACCAACGTTTAAAAGATAATCTGTCATATCTAAAAATGAATCAAATGATTACTCATTTAGATGAAGTGATAGATTTTAGTATCACTAACGATTTATCATTTATTGATACTTTAATTAAATTGAGTGATTATGAAATCGCAGTTAAAGAAAAGAATATGATTGAATCAATGGTTAAGGTAGCAGCATTCCCTTTTAAAAAGGAACTGTGCGACTTTGACTTTTCATTCCAACCTAACGTCAATAAACAAGAAATCGTAGATTTTACTCATTTACGATTTATAGAAAACCATCAGAATATTGTCTTTTTAGGTCCAAGTGGTGTAGGTAAAACCCATTTAGCTACATCAATTGGTATGTCAGCAGCGAAAAAAAGAGTAAGTACGTATTTCATTAAATGTCATGATTTAATACAAAATTTGAAAAAATCTCAATTAGAGAATCGGTTAGAAAATAGACTCAAGCACTATAGTAAATATAAATTACTAATTATTGATGAAATAGGCTATTTACCTATTGATAGTGAAGATGCCAAACTCTTTTTCCAACTGATTGATTTAAGATATGAGAAGAAAAGTACCATTTTTACTACAAATATTAATTTCAATTTATGGAATGAAATATTTGAAGACCCTAAAATAGCTAATGCCATTTTAGATCGCATATTACATCACTCAAATGTCATAAAAATAACTGGGAAGTCTTATCGGTTAAAAGACCATTTTGTGAAAGTTGAAAAGACAGAATGA
- a CDS encoding isoprenylcysteine carboxyl methyltransferase family protein, whose product MIFIILLCFFAIRLMSLYISIKHAKQLKLQGAKEYGVINSKWLALTHILIYVGAGLEIIINKDSFSVLNIIGLVLLIFAYTMLFIVIHTLGHIWTLKLFILPKHPIIKSGLYRVTKHPNYFLNIIPELIGVLLLTHATYTSLLLIPYGYFLYQRIKLEDRLMTFK is encoded by the coding sequence ATGATTTTCATCATATTATTATGCTTTTTTGCTATACGATTAATGAGTTTATATATTTCTATTAAACATGCCAAACAATTAAAATTACAAGGTGCCAAAGAATATGGTGTCATTAATTCAAAATGGTTAGCCTTAACACACATTTTAATTTACGTTGGTGCAGGTTTAGAAATTATTATCAACAAAGATTCCTTTAGCGTATTGAATATCATTGGATTAGTACTATTAATATTTGCCTATACTATGCTATTTATTGTCATTCATACGCTAGGTCATATTTGGACTTTAAAGTTATTCATTTTACCTAAGCATCCGATTATTAAATCCGGTTTATATCGTGTAACAAAACACCCTAATTATTTCTTAAATATCATTCCTGAATTAATCGGTGTCTTATTATTAACACACGCGACATACACATCTCTATTACTTATTCCATATGGCTATTTCTTATATCAACGTATTAAATTAGAAGATCGATTAATGACATTCAAATAA
- the pflA gene encoding pyruvate formate-lyase-activating protein has translation MLKGHLHSVESLGTVDGPGLRYILFTQGCLLRCLYCHNPDTWKINEPSREVTIEEMVDEILPYKPYFDASGGGVTVSGGEPLLQMPFLEKLFAELQHNGVHTCLDTSAGCANDTKAFERHFDELQKHTDLILLDIKHINNDKHIKLTGKPNTHILNFARKLSAMKQPVWIRHVLVPGYSDDKEDLVELGKFINSLDNVEKFEILPYHQLGVHKWKTLGIPYQLEEVEAPDDEAVKAAYRYVDFKGKIPVEL, from the coding sequence ATGCTAAAGGGACACTTACATTCTGTAGAGAGTTTAGGAACTGTCGATGGACCAGGTTTAAGATATATCTTATTTACGCAAGGATGTTTACTCAGATGCTTATACTGTCATAACCCAGATACTTGGAAAATTAATGAGCCATCAAGAGAGGTAACTATTGAGGAAATGGTTGACGAAATCTTACCATATAAACCATATTTTGATGCCTCAGGTGGTGGTGTGACAGTAAGCGGAGGAGAACCGTTACTACAAATGCCATTTTTAGAAAAATTATTTGCCGAATTACAACACAATGGTGTGCATACATGTCTTGACACTTCTGCTGGTTGTGCCAATGACACTAAAGCATTTGAGAGACATTTTGATGAATTACAGAAACATACAGATTTAATATTGTTAGATATTAAACATATTAATAACGATAAACATATTAAATTGACGGGTAAACCAAATACACATATTTTAAATTTTGCTCGAAAACTATCTGCAATGAAGCAACCTGTATGGATTCGTCACGTACTTGTACCTGGCTATTCAGATGATAAAGAAGATTTGGTTGAATTAGGTAAATTTATTAATTCACTCGATAACGTCGAGAAGTTTGAAATCTTACCTTATCATCAGTTAGGTGTCCATAAATGGAAAACATTAGGCATCCCATATCAATTAGAAGAAGTTGAAGCACCAGATGATGAAGCTGTGAAAGCAGCTTATCGCTATGTTGATTTCAAAGGGAAAATTCCCGTTGAATTATAA
- the pflB gene encoding formate C-acetyltransferase yields MLETNKDHTKAWQGFKNGRWNRHVDVREFIQLNYTLYEGNDSFLVGPTEATSKLWDQVMQLSKEERERGGMWDMDTKVPSTITSHDAGYLDQELETIVGVQTEKPFKRSMQPFGGIRMAKAACEAYGYELDEETEKIFTDYRKTHNQGVFDVYSKEMLNCRKAGVITGLPDAYGRGRIIGDYRRVALYGVDFLMAEKMHDFNTMSTEMSEDIIRLREELSEQYRALKELKELGQTYGFDLSRPAENFKEAVQWLYLAYLAAIKEQNGAAMSLGRTSTFLDIYAERDLKNGDITESEVQEIIDHFIMKLRIVKFARTPDYNELFSGDPTWVTESIGGVGIDGKPLVTKSSFRFLHSLDNLGPAPEPNLTVLWSVRLPDNFKTYCAKMSIKTSSIQYENDDIMRESYGDDYGIACCVSAMTIGKQMQFFGARANLAKTLLYAINGGKDEKSGAQVGPNYEGVHSEVLDYDEVFNKFDQMMDWLAGVYINSLNVIHYMHDKYSYERIEMALHDTEIIRTMATGIAGLSVAADSLSAIKYAQVKPIRNEEGLVVDFEIEGDFPKYGNNDSRVDDIAVDLVERFMTKLRSHKTYRDSEHTMSVLTITSNVVYGKKTGNTPDGRKAGEPFAPGANPMHGRDQKGALSSLSSVAKIPYDCCKDGISNTFSIVPKSLGKEADDQNRNLTSMLDGYAMQHGHHLNINVFNRETLLDAMEHPEEYPQLTIRVSGYAVNFIKLTREQQLDVISRTFHESM; encoded by the coding sequence ATGCTAGAAACAAACAAGGATCACACAAAGGCTTGGCAAGGATTTAAAAATGGTAGATGGAATAGACATGTAGATGTTAGAGAATTTATTCAATTAAACTACACGCTTTATGAAGGAAATGATTCATTTTTAGTTGGACCAACTGAGGCAACATCTAAACTATGGGATCAAGTTATGCAATTGTCTAAAGAAGAACGTGAACGTGGTGGCATGTGGGATATGGATACAAAAGTACCGTCAACAATTACTTCACATGATGCAGGATACTTAGATCAAGAGTTAGAAACAATTGTCGGCGTACAAACTGAGAAACCATTCAAACGTTCCATGCAACCATTTGGTGGTATTCGCATGGCGAAAGCAGCTTGCGAAGCATATGGTTATGAATTAGATGAAGAAACTGAAAAAATCTTTACAGACTATCGTAAGACACATAACCAAGGTGTATTCGATGTGTATTCTAAAGAAATGCTTAATTGTCGAAAAGCGGGTGTTATAACAGGATTACCTGATGCATATGGACGTGGACGTATTATCGGTGACTATCGTCGTGTGGCACTTTATGGTGTAGATTTCTTAATGGCTGAAAAAATGCACGACTTCAATACGATGTCTACTGAAATGTCAGAAGATATTATTCGCCTTCGTGAAGAACTATCTGAACAATATCGTGCGTTAAAAGAATTAAAAGAATTAGGTCAAACTTATGGATTTGATTTAAGTCGTCCGGCTGAAAACTTTAAAGAAGCTGTTCAATGGTTATACTTAGCATATCTTGCAGCAATAAAAGAACAAAATGGTGCGGCAATGAGTTTGGGACGCACATCAACATTCTTAGATATTTATGCTGAACGTGATTTGAAAAATGGTGACATTACAGAAAGTGAAGTTCAAGAAATTATTGACCACTTTATCATGAAATTACGTATTGTTAAATTTGCGCGTACTCCGGATTACAATGAGTTGTTCTCAGGAGACCCAACTTGGGTAACTGAGTCTATCGGTGGTGTAGGTATCGATGGTAAACCACTTGTAACGAAAAGCTCATTCCGTTTCTTACATTCTTTAGATAATTTAGGACCAGCTCCTGAACCAAATTTAACAGTATTATGGTCAGTACGTTTACCAGATAATTTTAAAACGTATTGTGCAAAAATGAGTATTAAAACAAGTTCGATACAATATGAAAATGATGATATTATGCGTGAAAGCTATGGTGATGACTATGGTATCGCATGTTGTGTATCTGCAATGACAATCGGTAAACAAATGCAATTCTTCGGTGCACGTGCTAACCTAGCTAAAACGTTATTGTATGCAATTAATGGTGGTAAAGATGAAAAATCTGGTGCGCAAGTAGGCCCTAATTATGAAGGTGTTCATAGTGAAGTATTAGATTATGACGAAGTATTCAATAAATTTGATCAAATGATGGATTGGTTAGCAGGCGTATACATTAATTCATTAAATGTTATTCACTATATGCATGATAAATACAGTTATGAACGCATTGAAATGGCATTACATGATACAGAAATCATTCGTACAATGGCCACAGGTATTGCTGGTTTATCAGTTGCAGCTGATTCATTATCTGCTATTAAATATGCACAAGTTAAACCAATTCGTAACGAAGAAGGACTTGTTGTCGACTTTGAAATTGAAGGTGATTTCCCTAAATATGGTAATAACGATAGTCGTGTGGATGATATTGCTGTTGATTTAGTGGAACGTTTTATGACAAAATTACGTAGCCATAAAACATATCGTGATTCTGAACATACAATGAGTGTCTTAACAATCACTTCTAATGTGGTTTACGGTAAGAAGACTGGTAACACGCCAGATGGACGTAAGGCAGGAGAACCATTTGCGCCTGGAGCGAACCCAATGCATGGTCGTGACCAAAAAGGTGCGTTATCTTCATTAAGTTCAGTTGCTAAAATACCTTACGATTGCTGTAAAGATGGTATTTCAAATACATTCAGTATCGTGCCTAAATCGTTAGGTAAAGAAGCAGATGATCAAAATCGCAATTTAACAAGTATGCTTGACGGTTATGCAATGCAACATGGACATCACTTAAATATCAATGTCTTTAATCGTGAAACATTACTTGATGCGATGGAACATCCAGAAGAATACCCTCAATTAACAATTCGTGTATCAGGTTATGCTGTTAACTTTATTAAATTAACACGTGAACAACAACTGGATGTTATTTCTCGTACATTCCATGAAAGTATGTAA
- a CDS encoding FMN-dependent NADH-azoreductase codes for MTKLLYITAHPFDELVSNSMAGGKAFIEAYQENHPKDEVKHIDLFEEYIPLIDKDVLTGWGKAANGESLTQEEQTKIDRLSDILEDFLSADKYVFVTPMWNLSSPPVVKAYIDAVCVAGKTFKYTSEGAVGLLTDKKALHIQSRGGYYTEGPEAEKEMGDRYLRTVLTFLGVSSYTTLAIEGHNAEPHKAEEIKIAGINEAKELGKTF; via the coding sequence ATGACTAAATTATTATATATCACAGCCCATCCATTTGATGAACTTGTTTCAAATTCAATGGCTGGCGGTAAAGCATTTATCGAAGCTTACCAAGAGAACCATCCTAAAGACGAAGTAAAACATATCGATTTATTCGAGGAATATATTCCATTAATTGATAAAGATGTCCTAACTGGTTGGGGTAAAGCTGCAAATGGTGAATCATTAACACAAGAAGAACAAACTAAAATTGATCGTCTGAGTGACATTTTAGAAGACTTTTTAAGTGCGGATAAATATGTTTTTGTTACACCGATGTGGAACTTATCTTCTCCTCCTGTAGTTAAAGCATATATTGATGCTGTATGTGTTGCTGGTAAAACATTCAAATATACTTCTGAAGGTGCTGTAGGTTTACTAACTGATAAAAAAGCCCTACATATTCAATCACGTGGTGGCTATTATACAGAAGGTCCTGAAGCAGAAAAAGAGATGGGCGATCGTTATTTACGTACGGTACTAACGTTCTTAGGCGTATCTTCATATACAACATTAGCCATCGAAGGTCACAATGCTGAACCACATAAAGCTGAAGAGATTAAAATCGCTGGTATTAATGAAGCTAAAGAACTAGGAAAAACATTCTAG
- the istA gene encoding IS21 family transposase → MKLSLDINTDYEVTTLSDLPKLKIVMESLNMKINKSEIARQMNVDRRTIDKYLNGFKPSVNRKKQSKIDPYYDLIKELLSEECEQKFFYKRVLWQYLKDNHGLNCAYSTFRTYIRKHDLFNNYFKKRRQKSTPVGTTRFETKPGCQAQFDWKEDIRFKTKDHQEVSLNIGVLLLSYSRFKIMQVTMSKSLDVLLNLMVQAFESIEGVPEELVTDNMKTVMSQPRTETFSGQVNPKFKQFADDFNFKVKPCIAGRPRTKGKVESIMKILDEIHAYQGQLYLHEIPQFIDELNDRLNYSVHNGTGKIPIIEVKKEKSFLQPLPNVHVRNSYKVEHKYLKVNRSNMITYRSNQYSVPAEYYGKTVEVQVYDQRLFVYYNTKLIVEHPITHHKLNYQQQHYLETLAVSYGDHDDINQLALDNLKTIGEMYDE, encoded by the coding sequence ATGAAATTATCTTTAGATATAAATACAGATTATGAAGTTACAACTCTTTCAGATTTACCAAAATTAAAAATTGTTATGGAGAGCTTAAACATGAAAATTAATAAAAGTGAAATCGCAAGACAAATGAATGTAGATCGAAGAACAATAGATAAATATTTAAATGGCTTTAAACCTTCGGTTAATCGAAAAAAACAATCTAAAATTGATCCCTATTATGATTTAATAAAAGAATTGTTGTCTGAAGAATGTGAACAGAAATTCTTTTATAAACGCGTGTTATGGCAATACCTTAAAGATAATCATGGTCTAAATTGTGCGTATTCCACATTTAGAACATATATAAGAAAACATGATTTATTCAATAATTATTTTAAAAAAAGACGACAAAAGTCAACGCCTGTTGGAACAACTAGATTTGAAACAAAACCAGGTTGCCAAGCTCAATTTGATTGGAAGGAAGATATAAGATTTAAAACGAAGGATCATCAAGAGGTATCTTTAAATATTGGTGTTTTACTCCTGTCATATTCACGCTTCAAAATTATGCAAGTTACGATGAGTAAATCATTAGATGTATTACTTAATTTAATGGTTCAAGCTTTTGAATCTATTGAAGGTGTTCCAGAGGAACTTGTTACAGATAATATGAAAACAGTGATGAGTCAACCTAGGACTGAAACGTTTAGTGGACAAGTTAATCCTAAATTCAAACAATTCGCTGATGATTTTAATTTTAAAGTGAAGCCGTGTATAGCTGGTCGTCCTAGAACGAAAGGTAAAGTTGAATCCATTATGAAAATATTAGATGAAATTCATGCCTATCAAGGACAATTATACTTACATGAAATTCCACAATTTATTGACGAATTAAATGATCGTTTGAATTACTCAGTGCATAATGGGACAGGAAAAATACCAATTATTGAAGTAAAAAAAGAAAAGAGCTTCTTACAGCCATTACCCAATGTCCATGTAAGAAACTCATATAAAGTAGAACATAAATATTTGAAAGTCAATCGTTCGAATATGATTACATATCGCTCCAATCAGTACTCAGTTCCTGCTGAATACTATGGAAAAACGGTTGAAGTTCAAGTTTATGATCAACGTTTGTTTGTTTATTATAACACCAAATTAATCGTTGAGCATCCTATTACCCATCATAAATTAAATTATCAGCAACAACACTATTTAGAAACGCTAGCTGTCTCCTATGGAGACCATGATGATATTAATCAGCTGGCCTTAGATAATTTAAAAACGATAGGAGAGATGTATGATGAATAA
- a CDS encoding M15 family metallopeptidase produces the protein MKKVIGLVLTSCLLFAACSTSNSDANDKNKNQSNQSEHKKHHKVVKDGRTYVDGILIVNKKISLPKDYNPGVDPKAQQALNRMIADASKEGLHITNISNFRSYQTQVSLYNNYVARDGKKAADKYSARPGYSEHQTGLTFDVGAANSPENLKTTFGNTKEGKWIKKNAHKYGFIVRYPKDGTHITGYQYEPWHLRYLGKKTATKVYDSGKTLEEYLGLYPEK, from the coding sequence ATGAAAAAGGTAATCGGATTAGTATTAACAAGTTGTTTATTATTTGCAGCATGTTCAACATCAAATAGCGATGCTAACGATAAGAACAAAAATCAAAGTAATCAAAGTGAACATAAGAAACATCATAAAGTTGTAAAAGATGGTCGTACATACGTAGATGGAATTTTAATTGTTAATAAGAAAATTAGTTTACCAAAAGATTATAATCCTGGTGTAGATCCAAAAGCACAACAAGCACTTAACCGTATGATTGCAGATGCTAGTAAAGAAGGTTTGCATATAACTAATATTAGTAACTTTAGAAGTTATCAAACGCAAGTGTCTTTATATAATAATTACGTTGCTAGAGATGGTAAAAAAGCTGCTGATAAGTACAGTGCGCGTCCAGGTTATTCTGAACATCAAACAGGTTTAACATTTGATGTTGGTGCAGCTAATTCACCTGAAAATTTAAAAACGACATTCGGTAATACTAAAGAAGGTAAATGGATTAAGAAAAATGCACATAAATATGGATTTATCGTTAGATATCCTAAAGATGGCACGCATATCACAGGTTACCAATATGAACCATGGCATTTACGTTATTTAGGTAAAAAAACCGCAACAAAAGTGTACGATTCAGGTAAAACACTTGAAGAATATTTAGGATTATATCCTGAGAAATAA
- a CDS encoding M23 family metallopeptidase, whose amino-acid sequence MLIQLKKTLKYILGIVMIVAIFGSIYHYKDDMQQWWKQLEHHNEATISKEDKDWHRMFNGSRQTESFGEYKHNDFDSKHYGIDYAVPKNTPIKAVTNGTVTRTFDNQLGGKVLQISEDNGQYHQWYMHLNRYNVEEGDHVKVGDIIAYSGNTGEQTTGPHIHFQRMKGGVGNAYAENPESFIKQLPDGERSLYDLK is encoded by the coding sequence ATGTTAATTCAATTGAAGAAAACACTTAAATATATATTAGGTATTGTTATGATTGTCGCTATCTTTGGTAGTATTTATCATTATAAAGATGATATGCAACAATGGTGGAAACAATTAGAACACCATAACGAAGCCACGATATCGAAGGAAGACAAAGACTGGCACCGTATGTTTAATGGTAGTCGTCAAACTGAATCGTTTGGTGAATATAAGCATAATGATTTTGATAGTAAACACTATGGTATAGATTATGCTGTTCCGAAAAATACGCCGATTAAAGCCGTGACAAATGGTACTGTTACAAGAACTTTTGATAATCAATTAGGAGGTAAAGTATTACAAATTTCCGAAGATAATGGGCAATATCATCAATGGTATATGCATTTGAACCGTTATAATGTTGAAGAAGGTGACCATGTTAAAGTAGGAGATATAATTGCTTACTCTGGAAATACAGGAGAGCAAACGACTGGACCACATATACATTTTCAACGTATGAAAGGTGGCGTTGGTAATGCTTATGCTGAGAATCCAGAGTCATTTATTAAGCAATTACCTGATGGGGAACGTAGTTTATATGATTTAAAATAA